The Streptomyces sp. NBC_01689 genome includes a window with the following:
- a CDS encoding DoxX family protein: MTCFDRRDLGLLLLRLGTGGVLAAHGAQKLFGWFGGGGLAGTGMAMAAMGYVPGKQSALAAGLAEAGGGTLLALGLATPAAGASAAGAMAGAMAVHLPNGFFASEGGFEHAASLGLTAAGLAVSGPGRISLDHLLGHTVDRGWMVPAALGVTAAATLAVVGARNKRVRRAAEGEQTTLFDE; encoded by the coding sequence GTGACCTGTTTCGACCGTAGAGACCTCGGACTGCTGCTGCTCCGCCTCGGCACGGGCGGCGTCCTGGCCGCCCACGGGGCCCAGAAGCTGTTCGGCTGGTTCGGCGGGGGCGGGCTCGCCGGGACGGGGATGGCCATGGCCGCGATGGGATACGTGCCCGGGAAGCAGAGCGCGCTCGCGGCGGGCCTCGCCGAGGCGGGCGGGGGCACCCTGCTGGCGCTCGGCCTCGCGACCCCCGCGGCCGGCGCCTCCGCGGCCGGGGCGATGGCCGGCGCGATGGCGGTGCACCTGCCGAACGGGTTCTTCGCGAGCGAGGGCGGCTTCGAGCACGCGGCCTCGCTCGGCCTGACGGCCGCGGGACTAGCCGTGTCGGGCCCCGGCCGGATCTCCCTGGACCATCTGCTCGGACACACCGTCGACCGGGGCTGGATGGTCCCCGCCGCGCTGGGCGTGACGGCCGCGGCCACGCTGGCCGTGGTGGGTGCGCGCAACAAGCGGGTACGACGGGCCGCCGAGGGCGAACAGACCACGCTGTTCGACGAGTAG
- a CDS encoding SDR family oxidoreductase, which translates to MGPLLEDRVVLVNGGSQGVGAGVVRAAVREGATVAFTARREELGERFAAETGATFVRADLADPAQARAGVERVVAAHGRLDCLVNAAGLTSRGTLLDTTPELFDAHVAVNLRAPFFAMQAAVRHLVDRGAPGTVVNIITSSSHGGQPFLAPYVAAKAGLAGLTRNAAHAHRRDRIRINGLNIGWTDTEGEEEIQRTFHGAGDDWREEAARRLPMGRLGQVDEVADFVVFLLSDRSGVVTGSVVDWDQTVFGGLD; encoded by the coding sequence GTGGGACCACTTCTCGAGGACAGGGTCGTCCTGGTCAACGGCGGCAGCCAGGGCGTCGGCGCCGGTGTCGTGCGGGCCGCCGTCCGCGAGGGCGCGACGGTCGCGTTCACCGCGCGCCGCGAGGAACTCGGTGAACGGTTCGCCGCGGAGACCGGCGCCACCTTCGTACGGGCCGATCTGGCCGATCCCGCGCAGGCGCGCGCCGGTGTCGAACGGGTCGTGGCCGCGCACGGACGGCTCGACTGCCTGGTCAACGCGGCCGGGCTGACCTCGCGCGGCACCCTCCTGGACACCACGCCGGAACTCTTCGACGCGCACGTCGCGGTGAACCTGCGAGCGCCGTTCTTCGCGATGCAGGCGGCGGTCCGGCACCTGGTGGACCGCGGGGCGCCCGGCACCGTCGTCAACATCATCACCTCCTCCTCGCACGGCGGACAGCCCTTCCTCGCCCCGTACGTGGCCGCCAAGGCGGGGCTGGCCGGACTGACCCGCAACGCCGCGCACGCGCACCGCCGGGACCGGATCCGGATCAACGGCCTGAACATCGGCTGGACGGACACCGAGGGCGAGGAGGAGATCCAGCGCACCTTCCACGGCGCGGGCGACGACTGGCGGGAGGAGGCGGCGAGGCGCCTCCCGATGGGCAGGCTCGGCCAGGTCGACGAGGTCGCCGACTTCGTCGTCTTCCTGCTCTCCGACCGCAGCGGTGTGGTGACGGGCTCGGTCGTCGACTGGGACCAGACCGTCTTCGGCGGACTCGACTGA
- a CDS encoding MazG-like family protein, with protein MADEDVWDSIDRLYEWLDADRTGDARSDDGRPRNGREELLLRILKLSEEVGEVAQAVIGATGQNPRKGTTHTWDDVRSELCDVVITGLVALRTLAPDAREVFTAHLAGVTERSLGTGRGPGRPR; from the coding sequence ATGGCTGATGAAGACGTCTGGGACTCGATCGACCGCCTGTACGAGTGGCTCGACGCCGACCGCACGGGGGACGCGCGGTCGGACGACGGCCGGCCGCGGAACGGGCGTGAGGAACTGCTCCTGCGCATCCTGAAGCTGTCGGAGGAGGTCGGCGAGGTCGCCCAGGCGGTGATCGGCGCGACCGGGCAGAACCCGCGCAAGGGCACGACCCACACCTGGGACGACGTACGGTCCGAGCTGTGCGACGTCGTGATCACCGGTCTGGTCGCGCTGCGGACCCTCGCGCCGGACGCCCGCGAGGTCTTCACGGCCCACCTGGCGGGCGTCACGGAGCGCTCCCTCGGGACGGGTCGCGGCCCCGGACGGCCCCGCTGA
- a CDS encoding LacI family DNA-binding transcriptional regulator, producing the protein MAHPYTIREIARQAGLSEATVDRVLNDRGGVRESTAREVRQAVEDLDRQRTQVRIGGRTFMIDIVMQTPERFSSAVRDALEAELPSLHPAVVRSRFHFRETDPAAGLVKDLDRIAARGSQGVILKAPDVPEVTAAVGRLVAAGIPVVTLVTDLPGSPRRAYVGIDNRAAGATAAYLIRQWLGDGPGHVLVTISRGSFRNEEEREMGFRSEMRVARPERRLVEVTDSDGLDSTQRELVREALERDPEINSVYSIGGGNTATIEAFDALGRDLLAFVAHDLDHDNTRLLAERRLSAVLHHDLRQDMRRACQTIMRAHQALPDDGPLLPSAIQVVTPYNMPPG; encoded by the coding sequence ATGGCACACCCCTACACGATCCGGGAGATCGCCCGTCAGGCCGGGCTGAGCGAGGCGACGGTCGACCGGGTCCTCAACGACCGGGGCGGCGTCCGCGAGAGCACGGCCCGGGAGGTGCGGCAAGCCGTCGAGGACCTGGACCGCCAGCGCACCCAGGTCCGCATCGGCGGACGCACCTTCATGATCGACATCGTGATGCAGACCCCGGAGCGGTTCTCCTCCGCGGTGCGTGACGCCCTGGAGGCCGAACTGCCCTCCCTGCACCCGGCGGTCGTGCGCTCCCGCTTCCACTTCCGCGAGACGGACCCCGCCGCCGGGCTGGTGAAGGACCTGGACCGGATCGCCGCGCGCGGCTCGCAGGGCGTGATCCTCAAGGCGCCCGACGTGCCCGAGGTCACCGCCGCGGTCGGACGGCTGGTGGCGGCCGGCATCCCCGTCGTCACGCTCGTGACGGACCTGCCCGGCAGCCCGCGCAGGGCCTACGTCGGCATCGACAACCGGGCGGCCGGGGCGACCGCGGCCTACTTGATCCGGCAGTGGCTCGGCGACGGGCCCGGCCATGTGCTCGTCACCATCAGCCGCGGCTCCTTCCGCAACGAGGAGGAACGCGAGATGGGCTTCCGCAGCGAGATGCGCGTCGCGCGGCCGGAACGCCGGCTGGTCGAGGTCACCGACAGCGACGGACTCGACTCCACCCAGCGGGAACTCGTCCGCGAGGCCCTGGAACGCGATCCGGAGATCAACTCCGTCTACTCCATCGGCGGTGGTAACACCGCGACCATCGAGGCCTTCGACGCGCTCGGGCGCGATCTGCTGGCCTTCGTCGCGCACGACCTCGACCACGACAACACCCGGCTCCTGGCCGAGCGGCGGCTGTCCGCGGTGCTCCATCACGACCTGCGCCAGGACATGCGCCGCGCCTGTCAGACCATCATGCGGGCCCACCAGGCCCTCCCGGACGACGGCCCGCTCCTCCCCTCGGCGATCCAGGTGGTCACGCCGTACAACATGCCGCCGGGGTGA
- a CDS encoding histidine phosphatase family protein, producing the protein MRLILVRHGQTPSNVAFLLDTAAPGPGLTALGEKQAAALPQALAEEEIDALYASTLTRARLTAAPLAAARGLEVRVREGIRELSAGDLEMLRGDIEEARAYLTTAFAWAAGDTALRMPGGESGAEALGRFDTVVAEAAASGAGTVAMVSHGAAIRVWTAARARNVEVSFATGHRLDNTDVVILEGSPADGWTAVSWAGTPLGEAASGRESGPTGQPLGPTGGAPVPNE; encoded by the coding sequence ATGCGCCTGATCCTCGTCCGCCACGGACAGACACCGTCCAATGTGGCGTTCCTGCTGGACACCGCCGCGCCGGGACCGGGGCTCACGGCCCTCGGAGAGAAGCAGGCCGCCGCGCTGCCGCAGGCGCTGGCGGAGGAGGAGATCGACGCGCTGTACGCCTCCACGCTGACCCGGGCCCGGCTGACCGCCGCCCCGCTCGCGGCCGCACGCGGCCTGGAGGTGCGCGTCCGGGAGGGCATCCGCGAACTGTCCGCCGGGGACCTGGAGATGCTGCGCGGGGACATCGAGGAGGCGCGTGCCTACCTCACGACGGCGTTCGCGTGGGCGGCCGGGGACACCGCGCTGCGGATGCCCGGCGGCGAGAGCGGCGCGGAGGCGCTGGGCCGGTTCGACACGGTGGTCGCGGAGGCCGCGGCGAGCGGGGCCGGCACGGTCGCGATGGTCAGTCACGGCGCCGCGATCCGGGTGTGGACGGCGGCCCGCGCGCGCAACGTCGAGGTGTCCTTCGCCACCGGTCACCGGCTGGACAACACGGACGTGGTGATCCTGGAGGGTTCCCCGGCGGACGGCTGGACGGCCGTGTCCTGGGCGGGCACACCCCTGGGCGAGGCGGCTTCCGGCAGGGAGAGCGGGCCGACGGGACAGCCCTTGGGGCCCACCGGGGGCGCGCCCGTACCGAACGAGTAG
- a CDS encoding phytanoyl-CoA dioxygenase family protein, translating to MASQDAGPRVVWLSGERDCDLDAFRVLVAERTDPADYPGAVGIERNVPVYDSDRVRAAADPAAVRTEWVRALLDGPGIVVLRGAFADPDVVDRASAVFRALIERERSAGTARGDHFAKPGANDRVWSALDKTALHAPEVFADYYANDMLALVCEAWLGPGYQVTSQINVVNPGGAAQSVHRDYHLGFLSDERAARYPAHVHRLSPVLTLQGAVAHCDMPVESGPTLYLPHSQKYGPGYLAWRRPEFIAYFEEHHVQLPLAKGDAVFFNPALFHAAGHNRTADVRRMANLLQISSAFGRAMETVDRESMVNALFPVLLRRRSEGAGEAWLRRVVAACAEGYPFPTDLDLDPPLAGLAPPSQADTVWRALTEEWSPGRLRRELRAGADRRRA from the coding sequence ATGGCTTCCCAGGACGCGGGACCACGGGTGGTGTGGCTGAGCGGGGAGCGGGACTGCGACCTCGACGCCTTCCGTGTGCTGGTCGCCGAGCGCACCGATCCGGCCGACTACCCGGGCGCCGTGGGGATCGAGCGGAACGTCCCCGTCTACGACAGCGACCGCGTCCGGGCGGCGGCCGACCCTGCCGCGGTGCGGACCGAATGGGTCCGCGCGCTGCTGGACGGCCCCGGCATCGTCGTACTGAGGGGCGCGTTCGCGGACCCGGACGTGGTGGACCGGGCCTCCGCCGTCTTCCGCGCGCTGATCGAGCGGGAGCGGTCGGCGGGCACCGCCCGCGGTGACCACTTCGCGAAGCCCGGCGCCAACGACCGGGTGTGGAGCGCCCTGGACAAGACGGCCCTGCACGCCCCCGAGGTCTTCGCCGACTACTACGCCAACGACATGCTGGCCCTGGTCTGCGAGGCCTGGCTCGGCCCCGGCTACCAGGTCACCTCCCAGATCAACGTGGTCAACCCGGGCGGCGCCGCGCAGAGCGTGCACCGGGACTACCACCTCGGTTTCCTCTCCGACGAGCGGGCGGCCCGCTACCCGGCGCACGTCCACCGGCTCTCCCCCGTCCTCACCCTGCAGGGCGCGGTGGCGCACTGCGACATGCCCGTGGAGTCCGGTCCGACGCTGTACCTGCCGCACTCGCAGAAGTACGGGCCCGGCTATCTGGCCTGGCGGCGCCCGGAGTTCATCGCGTACTTCGAGGAACACCACGTACAGCTCCCGCTCGCCAAGGGGGACGCGGTCTTCTTCAACCCCGCGCTCTTCCACGCCGCGGGCCACAACCGCACGGCCGACGTCCGGCGGATGGCGAACCTGCTGCAGATCTCGTCGGCCTTCGGCCGCGCGATGGAGACGGTGGACCGGGAGTCGATGGTGAACGCGCTCTTCCCGGTGCTGCTGCGGCGCCGGAGCGAGGGCGCCGGCGAGGCGTGGCTGCGCCGGGTGGTGGCGGCCTGCGCGGAGGGCTACCCGTTCCCCACCGACCTGGATCTCGACCCGCCGCTGGCGGGGCTGGCCCCGCCGTCCCAGGCGGACACGGTGTGGCGGGCCCTGACGGAGGAGTGGAGCCCAGGGCGGCTGCGGCGGGAACTGCGGGCCGGCGCCGACCGCCGCCGCGCGTGA